A stretch of the Aphis gossypii isolate Hap1 chromosome 2, ASM2018417v2, whole genome shotgun sequence genome encodes the following:
- the LOC114131808 gene encoding odorant receptor 22c-like has product MANPRRTSDGDRTVARNPAEKDDADGGTVLDVELFKSIGMYQLLRPVECGLDVGRCRSAALAVVFMTLGLQSMQVARLYLARHDFQMFANMGVLVVNGLMCLLKGYMVVANADRMCSTLDATRYAFTGCGGRDPSELRRCRATLSTILRTFVALSFGTLVVWVIMPWFMASEYDDMPTVWAVVYVVESTILTVNVFCWTSFDCYLVTMCFVFDALFRTMSTGYETLGRSRSGDAKLSARQQFDTVAAGAAISKTSITDDNLDDLKSHIIDNKNIIEQYDAFFDVVRPMVLIQIADGSYSIITLIFLTSLVYLKGYSIVSAPILKFVCGLASLTIELYIYCYGFNHIEDGKSTVNFGLYSSNWTEMDLKFKKTLLLAMTMNSAHKRVMKVSPNSIVNLEMFSRVMNMSYSIVSVLLNY; this is encoded by the exons ATGGCAAATCCCAGGAGGACATCTGACGGCGACAGGACGGTGGCGCGAAATCCTGCGGAGAAGGACGACGCCGACGGCGGTACGGTCTTGGACGTGGAGCTGTTCAAGTCGATCGGAATGTACCAGCTGTTGCGGCCGGTCGAGTGCGGCCTGGACGTCGGCCGGTGCCGGTCGGCCGCTCTGGCGGTGGTGTTCATGACACTCGGGCTGCAGTCGATGCAGGTGGCCCGGCTGTACCTGGCCCGTCACGACTTTCAGATGTTCGCCAACATGGGCGTGTTGGTCGTCAACGGGCTCATGTGCCTGCTCAAGGGCTACATGGTGGTGGCCAACGCGGACCGGATGTGCTCCACGCTGGACGCGACCCGGTACGCGTTCACCGGTTGCGGTGGCCGCGACCCGTCCGAGCTGCGCCGGTGCCGGGCCACGCTGTCCACCATCCTCCGCACGTTCGTCGCCCTCAGCTTCGGCACGCTGGTCGTGTGGGTCATCATGCCGTGGTTCATGGCGTCCGAGTACGACGACATGCCCACCGTCTGGGCGGTGGTGTACGTCGTCGAGTCCACCATACTCACCGTCAACGTGTTCTGTTGGACGTCGTTCGACTGTTACCTGGTCACCATGTGCTTCGTGTTCGACGCCCTGTTCCGCACCATGTCCACCGGTTACGAGACGCTCGGCCGCAGTCGGTCGGGTGATGCGAAGTTATCGGCGCGTCAACAGTTCGACACCGTGGCCGCGGGTG CCGCGATAAGCAAGACGTCGATAACCGATGACAACTTGGACGATTTGAAAAGTCACattattgacaataaaaatataattga ACAGTACGATGCGTTTTTCGATGTCGTTAGACCAATGGTTCTGATCCAAATAGCTGATGGATCATACTCAATAATCACGCTGATATTTCTCACATCGTTG GTGTATCTCAAAGGTTATTCGATCGTGTCAGCgccaattttgaaatttgtctGCGGACTGGCTTCGCTCACCATTGAACTGTACATTTATTGTTACGGGTTCAACCACATAGAAGATGGG AAATCCACGGTGAATTTTGGACTTTACAGCAGCAATTGGACAGAGAtggatttgaaatttaaaaaaactttgctGTTGGCTATGACTATGAACTCTGCTCACAAACGAGTGATGAAAGTATCACCAAATTCCATCGTAAATCTGGAAATGTTCTCTAGG gtGATGAACATGTCATATTCGATAGTGTCcgtattactaaattattaa
- the LOC114131806 gene encoding uncharacterized protein LOC114131806, producing the protein MADSRCCFGCSNVRKGAWVISIFDMLICIILTIRAISTLSITPYSHSFKVKSNSQYDDSISYDHRSQLLEKDFNLFSQLFIIFLFFYVNLNLKKATFIRNAQSINQWLVINLIFFVFFALFIGFTAIKNASPDIIPIGVPVSIVVVYQIYVVKCFYDDEINFIPPPTLHATPYVTITSQTLQNPVYPVQAGPYVIQQVHQPITQTPYPQQTYQYQPQQQTPSQSHVAMPIPSQQSIQEYCNPPPYSPSYNTQEGPSAKQ; encoded by the exons ATGGCGGACTCAAGATGCTGTTTCGGGTGTTCGAACGTGCGCAAGGGAGCGTGGGTGATATCAATTTTTGACATG ttaatttgtataatactcACGATACGAGCTATTTCTACGCTAAGCATCACACCATATTCGCATTCATTCAAAGTAAAATCGAATTCTCAGTATG atgacTCAATTTCCTATGATCACCGTTCTCAACTATTGGAAAAAGATTTCAACCTATTTagccaattatttattatttttttatttttttatgtgaacTTGAATCTAAAGAAAGCAACTTTTATA cgTAATGCTCAAAGTATTAATCAGTGGTTGGtgataaacttaatattttttgtattctttGCTCTCTTTATTGGTTTTACTGCAATCAAAAATGCATCACCAGATATAATTCCTATTGGAGTCCCTGTAAGCA ttgTTGTAGTGTACCAGATTTATGTGGTGAAATGTTTTTACgatgatgaaataaatttcatacctCCACCTACATTGCATGCCACACCGTATGTGACCATAACCAGTCAGACTTTGCAGAACCCAGTTTATCCCGTGCAAGCTGGACCTTACGTTATTCAACAAGTACATCAACCTATTACACAAACTCCTTATCCTCAGCAAACGTACCAGTATCAGCCACAACAGCAAACTCCTTCTCAGTCTCATGTGGCTATGCCTATACCAAGCCAACAAAGCATCCAGGAGTATTGTAACCCACCACCATATTCGCCAAGTTATAATACTCAAGAAGGTCCTTCAgccaaacaataa
- the LOC114131807 gene encoding putative deoxyribose-phosphate aldolase, translating into MSNPGILFDESLLNIIDFQDKDIVPIVDECDRCTKVGFLPEVEASYLGLLIHVMDLTSLNSTDNRKTIEALVDKALNFTKETLKPDIESMASNHSCEIYNYFTTSTLTPQTVCVSSVRVADAIQRINSQNDHIDIASVAGGFPMGQVPLSCRITEVEYAISQGAAEIDIVIDRGLANIGDFKRLYHDLRSIKSVCVNGDVTLKTILSVTELDCYHTVYKVAMTAMMAGSDFIKTSTGKEAENATLSHGVIMCQAIKKYHDITGYQVGIKPAGGIKFNEQALSWLVLVKNQLGTDWLKASLFRIGASSLLEDVVKRLSAVLKKLQTNY; encoded by the exons ATGTCGAATCCAGGAATACTTTTCG atgAATCCTTGCTGAACATAATCGATTTTCAAGATAAGGATATTGTGCCAATTGTTGACGAGTGTGATAGATGTACCAAAGTTGGATTTTTACCCGAAGTAGAAGCTTCTTATTTGGGTCTCTTAATTCATGTTATGGATCTTACTTCACTCAATTCTACAGACAATCGGAAAACTATTGAAGCTCTTGTAGATAAg gcATTAAATTTTACCAAAGAAACGTTAAAACCAGACATTGAAAGTATGGCATCCAATCATTCTTGTGAAATTTACAACTACTTCACTACAAGTACATTGACCCCTCAAACGGTTTGTGTATCCTCTGTGCGTGTAGCTGATGCTATACAAAGAATAAATAGTCAAAACGATCACATAGATATTGCTTCTG TTGCAGGAGGATTTCCTATGGGCCAAGTGCCATTGAGTTGTCGAATAACTGAAGTGGAATATGCAATTTCACAAGGAGCAGCAGAAATTGATATTGTAATCGATCGTGGTCTAGCAAACATTGGTGATTTTAAAAGGTTATATCATGATTTGCGTTCCATCAAAAGTGTGTGTGTTAATGGTGATGTTACATTGAAAACAATTCTGTCTGTTACTGAATTGGACTGTTATCATACCGTGTATAAAGTAGCTATGACAGCTATGATGGCTGGATCAGACTTTATTAAAACATCTACtg GAAAAGAAGCTGAGAATGCCACATTGTCTCATGGTGTAATCATGTGTcaagcaattaaaaaatatcacgaTATTACAGGCTaccag GTTGGTATTAAACCAGCTGGAGgaatcaaatttaatgaacAAGCACTCAGTTGGCTCGTATTAGTGAAGAACCAATTGGGAACTGATTGGTTGAAAGCAAGTTTATTCCGTATTGGTGCTTCCAGTCTACTAGAAGATGTTGTCAAAAGGTTAAGTGCCGTCTTAAAAAAACTGCAgacaaactattaa